A stretch of Lates calcarifer isolate ASB-BC8 unplaced genomic scaffold, TLL_Latcal_v3 _unitig_1111_quiver_1764, whole genome shotgun sequence DNA encodes these proteins:
- the LOC108886359 gene encoding uncharacterized protein LOC108886359, with protein sequence MDSYLIAGREKCYDPRDWTLIFVDREDELDFLCEGFRSRRALMSCGHAVTPMSLTNWCRRLLEQGESRFVCGVYGCSAEWSCMEVRKMALLTQEETAYFEAAMAYNTKNNLQTKICPGCKSDVVRENESDLRVRCSVCTANRRWPYEFCWQCLREWKGRAPRSDRCDNDGCCDQSLILLHTCPDITFESVMVTGCPSVRACPTCGQLLEHNKTQCKNVICPWCQVEFCFVCLKLTDDCLETSDYSVHCSSGVAPRQTSIPVWRRK encoded by the exons ATGGATTCATATTTAATAGCTGGTCGGGAGAAGTGTTACGACCCTCGCGATTGGACACTTATATTTGTGGACAGGGAGGATGAGTTAGACT ttttgtGCGAAGGTTTCAGGTCTCGCAGAGCGTTGATGTCCTGTGGACACGCTGTGACCCCGATGTCTCTGACCAACTGGTGTCGCAGGTTGTTGGAACAG GGTGAGAGCAGATTTGTGTGTGGAGTGTACGGTTGTAGTGCTGAGTGGTCTTGCATGGAGGTTCGTAAAATGGCTCTTCTGACCCAGGAAGAAACTGCGTACTTTGAAGCAGCCATGGCCTACAATACCAAGAATAACTTACAAACCAAAATA TGTCCTGGATGCAAATCTGATGTGGTCAGAGAGAACGAGTCTGATCTGAGAGTCCGCTGCTCAGTGTGCACAGCTAACAGAAGATGGCCTTATGAATTCTGCTGGCAGTGTTTGAGGGAATGGAAGGGTCGGGCTCCACGGTCAGACCGCTGTGACAATGACGGCTGCTGCGACCAGTCACTGATATTACTTCACACCTGTCCAGATATCACCTTTGAGAGTGTAATGGTCACTGGCTGTCCCTCCGTCCGTGCCTGTCCCACTTGTGGCCAACTGTTGGAGCATAACAAAActcaatgtaaaaatgtcatctGTCCCTGGTGTCAAGTGGAGTTCTGTTTTGTGTGCCTGAAACTCACTGATGACTGTTTGGAAACAAGTGATTATTCAGTACATTGCTCCAGTGGTGTTGCCCCTAGACAGACCTCTATACctgtgtggaggagaaaataa